The stretch of DNA agctgtgagctgtgatctgtttttaaagtcacgcaccttggcggaggtctgcgctctccgagtgccaatctaaaaaatttccaaaataacctttcagcatattgtattcaagtgttctgagagaaaactagacttctgcacctcctcatggctctgttttcaggatttaaaaatCTGGCCCGTGAGtcgtgacgagagactttggcaaatcacaggtcatttcagagagagagcgttcctattggccgtgctccagctggtgggcggtgcttggtatttcctgaacttatcttatcatggctgccgggtcacaaacgttctcattatacagttaaacagtacactacaagatgtttctgaaaacatttgaggagagaaacaggcattacagttacagaacattgattcatatttgatcatcgctgcctagtttgaccgtttgatcggagtttgtgagtgattgacagctgctcagagacagcaaggctccagctcggctctgattggttgttttcctccagtcttaTTTAGTTAATTATAATTACTATTTCATGTTATAGAGAAATATTTAAGAGTTAGAGCTTTGTTTTCAGGGGCTTTAATGGCACACGTTTTGTTACTACAATAAAATAACCACGTTTGTGGAGATTGAAacaatttataataatttaagtGTCAGCATCAGCCTTTAAATCAGCCTTCCTGtgtattatttactttttttaagtgATTGtattatttactgttttttattgtacaatctgTTTGATTTGAACCTCCAGATTCTCCTCCGAGGCCCAGCATTGAGATCTCAGGTGATCTGAAGGAGAAAGAGTCTGTCACTAtaacctgctcagctttcactccctgtccacactcccctcctgaactcacctggactctccaacaagaccctcacaacaaaatagaggaaaacacagatggaaccttcacaactaaaatTCAGACgaccttcactctgtcagacgAATATGATGGATTCAACATCACCTGTTCAGCCAGATATcctgtaaatgaaggaaaagacttcaagacagcagaggagagaacgaCGCTCAGTGTTTCACGTAAGACTTatttcatattgttttatgaCGATGACAGCAGGTGGCAAAACAGCTGATCTTTTCCTCATCATTCCATGTGCCAAATCCTCCAGACTCTCCCAGGGACACCTCGGTGGTCATCAGTCCAACTGATCCAGTGTCAGTCGGCAGCGTGGTGAATCTGACTTGCTCCTGCAGAGGAAACCCTGTTGTCAACTTTGTCTGGTTCATGACCAGTGATGGCAGACTGGAAATGATCAAAGTTGATGCACAGGTTTACGGCTTTACGGTGACCAGCAGTGATCGAGGCAGATTGTATTATTGTGGATGCAGAAATGATCTGGACATTCAGCTGTCGACGGGACATCAGTTGGTATTTGAAGGTAACCGCAGGAATTATGGTTTGTTTTAAAGTTTCCCATTAAGTCGAGGGTGACCATGTTGTTGTGTTGCAGGTGATCAACAGTCTGGACTGATTGGCGTTCAAGTCATAGTGAAGATCCTGGGAATCATATTGCTCGTCAGTACGTTGGTCATCTTTGAGTGGTGAGAGAAACCTTTTTATGATATGATCAATTGCAGCTACACACTGATTGGTCTAATTTTAATTATGGTTTGGCTGTTATCattacaacataaaaaaaacttcatttattcttctttttccttccaGCTGGTTTAGATCAAGAAGCTCCACCAAACCAATGAAGGTAAGATACCAGATGAGGAGAggtatttcattttcaatcaacttaaaggtacagtgtgtaggatttggcggcatctagtggtgtggttgcagattacaaccaacggagtaccccctccgctcactcctccttttccaagaatgcggtaacgtgagtgcaaaaccgtggtagcactgttcgcctcgctcagaggccatccttaccataataacattactttaggagcaatggaagtcagacggcggctggcggtaccacggttttgcactcttgCAGAATTAtggtggctttcaggtaacgtaaaaagccaatgcaaaaggctctctctagagccagtgttgcCAGTGtcactctgtgaagaggacccgctcactatgtagatatgaagggctcattctaagctaatgaaaacatgattcttagtttcaggtgattatacacagattatatttctgctaatagatcccgcCAAATGTTTTACACTGTTCTTTTAACTGTCTGCAGGTCTCAGGAGGAGGAACAAATCCACCTTAAGATAGCTCCTAATTTAGCTCTTAAGAATCAATTAGCAAGGGTTTATTTGTTTTACCTTGTAGTTTGAtgtacaacaataacaacaggaATAACCCATCAAAGGCGATAATGTTTAAAGACCTGGGTAGTGACAGCAgaccacaatgcaatgcagcacatctcactttttttgATAAATCAGAGCTGATTGCAGTAATTTAGGAATGTTCACTATTGATTTTGAAA from Sebastes fasciatus isolate fSebFas1 chromosome 21, fSebFas1.pri, whole genome shotgun sequence encodes:
- the LOC141759484 gene encoding sialic acid-binding Ig-like lectin 7, whose protein sequence is MSVIAVQSVKMVTAIVLLSVFFLSGALAVCQQRTPLFITAPKEMEALSGSCLQIPCNFTVKPEEAFDSARTIFGVWIKSRTDFGKKSQNVIFNSSRMDNIYPVSLTGDLSQNNCTTLFSNLITNYTDRYFFRIENGPFRSTASCDPLQITVKDSPPRPSIEISGDLKEKESVTITCSAFTPCPHSPPELTWTLQQDPHNKIEENTDGTFTTKIQTTFTLSDEYDGFNITCSARYPVNEGKDFKTAEERTTLSVSHSPRDTSVVISPTDPVSVGSVVNLTCSCRGNPVVNFVWFMTSDGRLEMIKVDAQVYGFTVTSSDRGRLYYCGCRNDLDIQLSTGHQLVFEGDQQSGLIGVQVIVKILGIILLVSTLVIFECWFRSRSSTKPMKANSVLTCLPS